In Debaryomyces hansenii CBS767 chromosome A complete sequence, a genomic segment contains:
- a CDS encoding DEHA2D14498p (similar to uniprot|P48016 Saccharomyces cerevisiae YPR026W ATH1 Vacuolar acid trehalase required for trehalose utilization) has translation MEYDSIGERFKHRTISKIDYCNIFIHKFCKRQIVIKTMVVLNFILIFVLYSYYHGITYALPFTIKDIDIDDSFNDSTVSFETIENNKKQLESLINSRENKEIFLQLQNSGSAYYDPTSNTVGTAEFPTYNQYQRQAYVSNGYIGSRIPNLGQGFTFDQLSDSPDAVEDDLSNGWPLFNERFSGSFIGGFYDIQKNTTETNFPELIEKGYESILSAVPQWTTLTLSTVKNGKTLSLDPSLSRDSQGDISNYAQNLSLSNGIVTTEFTWLESIQVHFEVVAHRSNINLGIVNLRIVNLDNSTVDLKVEDKLDFASTQRCQLSEVGSDEEGIFIHFQPNEIDYVNGAIYSTLQYDEMSSNAISRGSTNDTSTQKLDISVEPSKSFKISKLVGIVSSDLDPEKYKSHNTVNDFAKEVATKQKDSVSKLIKSHKVGWARTFESSNSITFSGDPLLTLASRASIYHLNANTRPGAQGVTAALPVGGLSSDSYGGMVFWDTDLWMLNGLLPFNPDHAKSIVNYRIHTHEQAIKNVPNNESGAVYSWTSGRFGNCTSTGPCLDYEYHINVAVAMAAWEVYLSGAADDDYLDSVAYPLINDAATFLADYVKYNESLAQYVSHNMTDPDEYANHVDNAAYTNAGISLLMKWAITISNHLGKPVPSKYTDIAGSMHIPTSDNHDNITLEYTGMNSSVGIKQADVIMMTYPLGNELISDDQAYTNMEFYSMKQVSYGPAMTFPIFSIVASNLSPSGCASQSYLHKAVQPFLRGPFAQFSEQNNDNFLTNGGTHPAFPFMTAHGGFLQAILQGLTGLRFDFDLDDRNKLSRMLTLDPISLPCLGNGVQFDSIKYMNQSISLAINETSFIIKHNGPIAGGDSDSIRISLAKRNPKSGVYTLDKGEELVFPLFVPTAGSQLSVSECASAKFINITESAYGDATVSVNDGDNTTHWQSKYNDTTAKILVDLKQSRNLTSGAINWGDRPPKSWSLSAFGSEEQSKINDLNDVIDFLSKVNFGNDLYKKYQFIDAGTIYDQDDVFTTIVSEEVDISAPFDPKDYAEVKIPSRHNTTSFNIEQGLGARFLLIEVTDIHDTEPIDDETGGAKLYEVEFFE, from the coding sequence ATGGAGTACGATTCTATAGGTGAAAGGTTCAAGCATAGAACAATTTCGAAGATAGACTattgcaatattttcattcacAAGTTTTGCAAAAGACAAATTGTTATCAAGACTATGGTCGTTTTAAACTTTATCCTAATATTTGTGTTGTATCTGTATTATCACGGGATTACATATGCCTTGCCTTTTACGATAAaggatattgatattgatgattcGTTTAATGATTCGACTGTTTCATTCGAAACCATTGAAAACAACAAGAAGCAATTGGAATCGTTAATAAACAGTCGTGAAAATAAGGAAATCTTTTTACAATTACAAAACTCTGGCAGCGCATATTATGATCCAACTAGCAATACGGTGGGAACGGCTGAGTTTCCAACCTATAACCAATACCAGAGACAAGCGTATGTGTCAAATGGCTATATTGGTAGCCGTATTCCCAATTTGGGACAAGGATTTACATTTGACCAATTGAGTGATTCACCAGATGCTGTTGAAGACGACTTATCGAACGGCTGGCCGTTATTTAATGAACGTTTCTCGGGTAGTTTCATAGGTGGATTCTATGatattcaaaagaataCAACAGAAACTAATTTTCCCGAATTGATCGAAAAGGGTTATGAAAGCATATTATCGGCTGTTCCACAGTGGACTACGTTAACCTTATCTACAGTTAAAAATGGTAAAACTCTTTCGTTGGATCCATCGCTCTCGAGAGATTCACAAGGAGATATTTCCAATTATGCTCAGAACTTGTCGCTCAGTAATGGTATTGTGACAACAGAATTTACTTGGTTGGAGTCCATTCAAGTTCATTTTGAAGTGGTAGCACATAGATCCAATATAAATCTTGGTATCGTGAACTTGAGGATTGTAAACCTTGACAATTCTACAGTTGATTTGAAAGTTGAAGACAAGTTAGATTTCGCTTCTACACAAAGATGTCAATTGAGTGAGGTAGGTAGCGATGAAGAAGgtatttttattcatttcCAACCTAACGAAATAGATTATGTTAATGGAGCTATCTATTCGACGTTACAATATGATGAAATGTCCTCAAATGCTATAAGTAGAGGCTCAACAAATGATACATCAACCCAGAAATTAGATATTTCTGTCGAGCCTTCGAAATCGTTTAAAATTTCCAAGCTAGTGGGAATTGTTTCTTCAGATTTAGACCctgaaaaatacaaatcGCATAATACTGTAAATGATTTTGCGAAAGAGGTTGCCACTAAACAAAAAGATTCTGTTTCGAAGCTCATCAAATCGCATAAGGTCGGGTGGGCTCGTACATTTGAATCATCTAACTCAATAACATTCTCTGGCGATCCGTTGTTAACGTTAGCATCAAGAGCGTCAATCTATCATTTAAACGCAAATACAAGGCCTGGAGCTCAAGGTGTCACTGCAGCTTTGCCAGTTGGGGGTTTATCTTCAGATTCATACGGTGGAATGGTCTTTTGGGACACAGACTTATGGATGCTAAATGGATTATTGCCATTCAATCCTGATCATGCTAAAAGTATTGTTAATTATAGGATTCATACTCACGAACAGGCAATAAAAAATGttccaaataatgaaaGCGGTGCAGTATATTCTTGGACAAGTGGTAGGTTTGGAAATTGTACTTCAACTGGGCCATGCTTGGATTATGAGTATCATATTAACGTTGCTGTTGCCATGGCTGCGTGGGAAGTTTATTTGAGTGGAGCTGCGgatgatgattatttagATTCTGTTGCATATCCGCTAATTAATGATGCGGCTACTTTCTTGGCTGATTATGTTAAGTATAATGAATCACTTGCTCAATATGTCTCTCATAATATGACCGATCCAGATGAATATGCTAACCATGTTGATAATGCTGCATACACAAATGCAGGGATATCGTTGCTTATGAAATGGGCAATtacaatttcaaatcatttagGAAAACCTGTTCCCTCGAAGTACACTGATATTGCTGGAAGCATGCATATACCTACTTCAGATAATCATGATAATATTACTCTAGAATATACTGGGATGAATTCGTCCGTTGGAATTAAACAAGCAGACGTTATTATGATGACCTATCCACTAGGTAATGAATTAATATCTGATGATCAGGCATACACTAATATGGAATTCTATTCAATGAAACAAGTCAGTTATGGGCCTGCTATGACATTTCCGATTTTCTCCATTGTTGCTTCTAATTTGTCTCCTTCTGGCTGTGCTTCCCAATCATATTTACATAAAGCAGTTCAACCATTCTTAAGGGGCCCTTTTGCCCAATTCTCCgaacaaaataatgataatttcttAACCAATGGTGGAACTCACCCTGCGTTCCCATTTATGACGGCGCATGGTGGATTTTTGCAAGCAATATTGCAAGGCTTAACTGGATTAAGGTTTGATTTTGATCTTGATGACAGgaataaattatcaagaatGTTAACTCTTGATCCAATTTCTTTACCTTGTTTAGGAAATGGAGTTCAATTTGACAGTATTAAGTATATGAACCAAAGTATATCATTAGCCATAAATGAGACCTCATTTATTATCAAGCACAATGGTCCAATAGCAGGTGGCGACAGCGATTCGATTAGAATCTCCCTTGCAAAAAGAAACCCGAAAAGTGGTGTTTATACTTTGGACAAAGGTGAAGAATTAGTATTCCCACTTTTTGTACCAACGGCAGGATCTCAATTGAGTGTATCCGAATGCGCTTCAGcaaaattcatcaatattactGAAAGTGCCTACGGTGACGCTACTGTCCTGGTTAATGATGGTGATAATACTACGCATTGGCAActgaaatataatgatacAACTGCAAAGATTCTAGTAGATCTCAAGCAATCAAGGAATTTAACCAGTGGCGCGATAAACTGGGGAGACAGGCCGCCAAAGAGTTGGTCTTTGCTGGCTTTTGGTTCGGAAGAACAATCTAAgataaatgatttaaatgaTGTCATTGATTTCCTCAGTAAAGTTAATTTTGgtaatgatttatataagaaGTATCAATTCATAGATGCCGGTACAATCTATGACCAGGACGATGTTTTTACGACTATAGTTTCGGAAGAGGTTGATATATCTGCTCCATTTGATCCAAAGGATTATGCCGAGGTTAAAATTCCACTGAGACATAACACAACGTCCTTCAATATAGAGCAAGGTTTAGGTGCTAGATTTTTGCTAATAGAAGTAACTGATATTCATGATACAGAACCTATTGATGATGAGACTGGAGGCGCCAAACTCTATGAAGTTGAGTTTTTTGAgtga